From Camelus dromedarius isolate mCamDro1 chromosome 23, mCamDro1.pat, whole genome shotgun sequence, a single genomic window includes:
- the ALDH9A1 gene encoding 4-trimethylaminobutyraldehyde dehydrogenase, with product MFLGAVGAARSLLLRALGPAPVATMSTGTFVVSQSLNYRGGARVDPADASGTEKAFEPATGRVIATFTCSGEKEVNLAVQDAKAAFKIWSKKSGMERGRILLEAARIIRERKDEIAIVETINNGKSIFEARWDIDTSWQCLEYYAGLAASMAGEHIQLPGGSFGYTRREPLGVCVGIGAWNYPFQIACWKSAPALACGNAMIFKPSPFTPVSVLLLAEIYTEAGAPPGLFNVVQGGAATGQLLCQHRDVAKVSFTGSVPTGSKIMEMSAKGIKPVTLELGGKSPLIIFSDCDMENAVKGALMANFLTQGEVCCNGTRVFVQKDVLDKFTEEVVKQTQRIKIGDPLLEDTRMGPLINRPHLERVLGFVKVAKEQGAKVLCGGDLYVPEDPKLKEGYYMRPCVLTNCRDDMTCVKEEIFGPVMSILSFDTEAEVLERANDTTFGLAAGVFTRDIQRAHRVVAELQAGMCFINNYNVSPVELPFGGYKKSGFGRENGRVTIEYYSQLKTVCVEMGDVESAF from the exons ATGTTTCTCGGAGCAGTCGGGGCGGCGCGCTCTCTGCTTCTCCGCGCTCTCGGGCCTGCTCCGGTCGCCACCATGAGCACTGGCACTTTTGTTGTGTCGCAGTCGCTTAATTACCGCGGCGGGGCCCGCGTGGATCCGGCGGACGCCTCCGGCACCGAGAAGGCGTTCGAGCCAGCAACGG GCCGAGTGATAGCTACTTTCACATGTTcaggagaaaaggaagtaaatttGGCTGTTCAGGATGCAAAGGCTGCCTTTAAAATATGGAGTAAAAAATCTGGCATGGAGCGTGGCCGAATCCTTTTGGAGGCTGCCAGGATAATAAGG GAGCGGAAGGATGAAATCGCCATCGTGGAGACCATCAACAACGGCAAGTCCATCTTTGAGGCCCGCTGGGACATCGACACCTCCTGGCAGTGCCTGGAGTACTATGCAGGCTTGGCTGCGTCCATGGCCG GCGAGCATATCCAGCTCCCAGGCGGCTCCTTCGGTTACACGAGAAGAGAACCacttggggtgtgtgtggggaTAGGAGCCTGGAACTACCCCTTTCAGATCGCCTGCTGGAAGTCGGCTCCAGCTTTGGCTTGTG GTAACGCCATGATCTTTAAACCGTCTCCCTTCACACCTGTGTCTGTATTGCTGCTGGCCGAAATCTACACTGAGGCTGGCGCGCCCCCTGGGCTCTTCAATGTGGTGCAAGGAGGGGCCGCCACAGGCCAGCTTCTGTGTCAGCATCGAGACGTGGCCAAAGTCTCCTTCACCGGCAGTGTGCCCACCGGCTCAAAG ATCATGGAGATGTCAGCCAAAGGAATCAAACCTGTTACCTTGGAACTTGGAGGCAAATCTCCCCTGATCATCTTCTCAGACTGTGATATGGAGAATGCCGTGAAGGGGGCGCTGATGGCCAATTTCCTCACACAAGGCGAG GTGTGTTGTAATGGTACAAGGGTATTTGTGCAGAAGGATGTTCTTGATAAATTTACAGAGGAAGTGGTGAAACAGACCCAAAGGATAAAAATTGGAGATCCCCTTCTGGAAGATACAAGGATGGGTCCTCTGATCAACCGGCCACATCTGGAGCGAGTCCTTGGGTTTGTTAAAGTGGCAAAGGAGCAG gGTGCTAAAGTGTTATGTGGTGGAGACCTGTATGTACCTGAAGATCCCAAATTAAAGGAGGGGTATTACATGAGACCCTGTGTGTTAA CTAATTGCAGAGATGACATGACCTGTGTGAAAGAAGAGATCTTTGGACCAGTTATGTCCATTTTATCCTTTGACACTGAAGCTGAAGTTCTGGAAAGAGCCAACGACACCACTTTTGGACTGGCTGCTGGTGTCTTCACCAG gGACATCCAGCGCGCCCACAGGGTGGTGGCCGAGCTTCAGGCTGGAATGTGCTTCATCAACAACTATAACGTCAGCCCCGTGGAGTTGCCCTTTGGTGGCTACAAGAAGTCAG ggTTCGGCAGAGAGAATGGCCGTGTgacaattgaatattattcacAACTAAAGACGGTGTGCGTGGAGATGGGTGACGTGGAGTCTGCCTTTTGA